From a region of the Nocardioides ginsengisegetis genome:
- a CDS encoding alpha/beta fold hydrolase produces the protein MSFPLHLRHLEPVTRVVLGSLVVGAASALILALVAFPGATESVVTGSLLVGFGAGWGTLAVASGRRAGRPQRWARVPAVAMAATGAGLVAFSPDDAALSVVSWVWPPLMLALVAWMFVQARRALPAGPRRLLVPVFAALAAVSVGALVQDVSAPRVLHTHPAPGRVLTVGDHHLHIDCRGAGGPTVVLFNGLGEFSASWARIADQAGTTTRVCAYDRAGQGWSDDVDEPQDGVTAAADLHALLAAAGEHGPYVLVGHSIGGPYALTYAAQYPQDVAGMVLLDSSSPRQFADMPAYPMQYALMKRGLSLLPTLARVGLGPVIGPSSHLPGAEGDVVEAMGSTVRAERNGRDELSVIPRVFEQSQALTTLGDRPLVVLTASGSLGDEGWSAAQDRLAALSSDSVHRGVDASHAGMVGDPNGWDAATAAITAVARSVRTGSAVSLP, from the coding sequence ATGTCCTTCCCACTGCACCTCCGTCACCTCGAGCCCGTCACCCGCGTGGTCCTCGGCTCGCTCGTCGTCGGCGCCGCGAGCGCCCTGATCCTGGCCCTGGTGGCCTTTCCCGGAGCCACGGAGTCGGTGGTCACCGGCTCGCTGCTGGTCGGCTTCGGTGCCGGCTGGGGCACGCTCGCCGTCGCCTCGGGCCGCCGGGCCGGCCGGCCCCAGCGCTGGGCGCGGGTCCCCGCGGTCGCCATGGCGGCCACCGGCGCCGGGCTGGTCGCCTTCTCCCCGGACGACGCAGCCCTGTCCGTCGTCAGCTGGGTGTGGCCCCCGCTGATGCTGGCCCTGGTGGCGTGGATGTTCGTCCAGGCCCGTCGCGCCCTGCCCGCCGGGCCGCGGCGACTGCTGGTCCCCGTGTTCGCGGCACTGGCCGCCGTCTCGGTCGGTGCCCTGGTCCAGGACGTCAGCGCGCCTCGGGTCCTGCACACCCACCCGGCTCCCGGCCGGGTCCTGACGGTCGGCGACCACCACCTGCACATCGACTGCCGTGGAGCCGGCGGACCGACCGTCGTCCTCTTCAACGGGCTGGGCGAATTCTCCGCCTCCTGGGCCCGGATCGCCGACCAGGCCGGCACCACCACCCGGGTCTGCGCCTACGACCGCGCCGGCCAGGGCTGGAGCGACGACGTCGACGAGCCCCAGGACGGCGTCACCGCCGCGGCCGACCTGCACGCCCTGCTCGCCGCGGCCGGCGAGCACGGGCCCTACGTGCTCGTCGGGCACTCCATCGGCGGCCCCTACGCCCTGACCTACGCCGCGCAGTACCCCCAGGACGTCGCCGGCATGGTGCTCCTCGACAGCTCCAGCCCGCGCCAGTTCGCCGACATGCCGGCGTACCCGATGCAGTACGCGCTGATGAAGCGGGGCCTGTCCCTCCTGCCCACCCTCGCCCGGGTCGGCCTGGGACCGGTGATCGGCCCCAGCTCACACCTGCCCGGAGCCGAGGGCGACGTGGTGGAGGCCATGGGCTCGACCGTCCGCGCCGAGCGCAACGGCCGCGACGAGCTGTCGGTGATCCCGCGCGTCTTCGAGCAGTCGCAGGCGCTCACCACGCTGGGCGACCGCCCGCTGGTCGTGCTCACCGCCTCCGGGAGCCTCGGCGACGAGGGGTGGTCCGCCGCCCAGGACCGGCTGGCCGCCCTCTCGAGCGACAGCGTCCACCGCGGTGTCGACGCCTCCCACGCCGGCATGGTCGGCGACCCGAACGGCTGGGACGCCGCCACCGCCGCCATCACCGCCGTCGCCCGGTCCGTCCGCACCGGCTCAGCCGTGTCGCTGCCCTGA
- a CDS encoding MFS transporter, giving the protein MSHAPAHHGQPVEHQEDEGPRTSWALLGVALAAQILVVLDISVVNTALPTIGRSLHLAGGDLQWLVTAYLMMSGGGLLLGGRISDLLSRRGVFLTGLGLFTAASLVSGFAETGTQLVVARAIQGLSAALLTPSALSLITTTYAGAQRRAALALWGAVGSLGVAAGVLVGGAITTWSSWQFIFWVNGPVGLVALVVGRRVIARETSTRPARSAFDIPGAVTVIAGLATLVYTLGDTATHGWWSVRTLVGMSVSAVLLAAFLTVEQRAARPLFPPHVWKLRSLVSGTAVMLGVTGILVGTVFLASIFMQTVLGFSAMRTGVAFLPFALAITVGTVVARHLLAHVTPRVIAAAGLLLVAGAAVLLSTAPADAHYAADLLPGLMGLGLGVGMVFVPVSVTSMAGIPDSHAGVASGFLMTGHEIGAALGVAVLSAVASTAGSLATHDGAVHGFSRGLVGAAVIAGVVAVFALVRMPATRAAAGAGMHLH; this is encoded by the coding sequence ATGTCCCACGCACCCGCCCACCACGGCCAGCCGGTCGAGCACCAGGAGGACGAAGGTCCCCGCACGTCCTGGGCCCTCCTCGGCGTCGCGCTCGCCGCCCAGATCCTCGTCGTCCTCGACATCTCCGTCGTCAACACCGCCCTCCCGACGATCGGCCGGTCGCTGCACCTGGCCGGCGGCGACCTGCAGTGGCTGGTCACGGCCTACCTGATGATGTCGGGAGGCGGCCTCCTGCTGGGCGGTCGCATCAGCGACCTGCTGTCCCGGCGCGGCGTCTTCCTCACCGGCCTGGGCCTGTTCACCGCGGCCTCGCTGGTCAGCGGGTTCGCCGAGACCGGCACCCAGCTGGTCGTGGCCCGCGCCATCCAGGGCCTCAGTGCGGCCCTGCTGACCCCGTCGGCGCTGTCGCTGATCACCACGACGTACGCCGGTGCGCAGCGCCGTGCCGCCCTCGCGCTCTGGGGCGCCGTCGGCAGCCTCGGTGTCGCCGCGGGTGTCCTCGTCGGCGGCGCCATCACGACCTGGTCGAGCTGGCAGTTCATCTTCTGGGTCAACGGCCCCGTCGGGCTCGTCGCCCTGGTCGTCGGGCGCCGCGTCATCGCACGGGAGACGTCGACCCGCCCTGCCCGCTCGGCCTTCGACATCCCGGGTGCGGTCACCGTGATCGCCGGGCTCGCGACGCTCGTCTACACGCTGGGCGACACCGCCACGCACGGCTGGTGGTCGGTCCGGACCCTGGTCGGGATGAGTGTCTCGGCGGTGCTGCTGGCCGCCTTCCTGACGGTCGAGCAGCGCGCCGCAAGACCCCTCTTCCCGCCGCACGTGTGGAAGCTGCGCTCCCTGGTCTCCGGCACCGCGGTGATGCTCGGCGTCACCGGGATCCTGGTCGGGACCGTCTTCCTCGCCTCGATCTTCATGCAGACCGTGCTGGGCTTCTCGGCCATGCGGACCGGCGTGGCGTTCCTGCCCTTCGCCCTGGCGATCACGGTCGGCACGGTCGTGGCCCGGCACCTCCTGGCCCACGTCACCCCGCGGGTGATCGCCGCCGCCGGGCTGCTGCTCGTGGCCGGGGCTGCGGTCCTGCTCTCGACGGCCCCCGCCGACGCGCACTACGCCGCCGACCTGCTCCCCGGCCTGATGGGGCTCGGCCTGGGCGTCGGCATGGTCTTCGTCCCCGTGTCGGTGACCTCCATGGCGGGCATCCCCGACTCGCACGCGGGTGTGGCGTCCGGGTTCCTGATGACCGGCCACGAGATCGGTGCCGCCCTCGGCGTCGCCGTCCTCTCCGCGGTGGCCAGCACCGCCGGCTCCCTGGCCACGCACGACGGCGCGGTGCACGGGTTCTCCCGCGGTCTCGTGGGCGCCGCCGTCATCGCCGGCGTGGTCGCCGTCTTCGCCCTGGTCCGGATGCCCGCCACCCGCGCCGCCGCCGGTGCCGGCATGCACCTGCACTGA